GCTCTAAAGCCAGACTACGAACGCCGTAAAGATAATCCAATCCACGCACCACCGGATCGGTGCTGGTGGTAATGATTAATGAATTCACTCAACAATCGCCAATTGAATTGACTGTAGGATGCATCAACAATTAGGAATTTATTCTACAGCAGTGTACAAGTTAGTTCAGTACAGGGGGTGCAGGGGCAGTATTTCCTGCCTGGGATTCAACTCCTACACCCCATACTTCACTCAAACGGGTACCGCTATCATGCCATTGACCGACTTACCAACCCAAAAAAGAGAAATATTTTGTTTCAGCCGTCTTGGGAGTTTGTTCTGAGGCGGAGCTAGTATCGGTCGCATCAGCAACCCGAAACTCGGTGCAGAAAGTTGCCGTAGTGAAACCGCCAAACCGTTTTACCGTGCTGGTTCGCATTCTCAGACTGGGGTTGGGAAACCAGAACCGCTCCACCGAACTCATCGTTTCATACTCAGTGGTTAGCACGAGTGCATTTTCGTCATCCATGTGATACTGACCAGCCACAGGGACAATCTCGGCATACCCGCGCTCGCGCAGGAGGGTTCCCTGCCGGGGTTGCTCTGCATCTGGGATCAAGGCAAATACAGTCGAGCCTTCATGGTTGTCATCGTCTCTATCCCAGCCCATTGCCCCTTTCCAGGAGACAAAGGCTCCGCCGATCGCCCGTGCTGGGTCAACTTGATGTAACTGACAAATTTCAACGATTTTGGGATGATCAGCAGGGAGTGCCTCTACCTGAATTTCTGATTCGCCAGCTTCAGCCCGCCGAAAAGCTAGATGGTGTGTCGTTCGCTGCGATCGCCATCTGCCTGTGCTCTGTTGAAAAAACTCCATTACGTCCATCGACTACCACCTAAACCCAACAACAGTGTTTTCAGCATTTCTATTGTATAGCGGAAGGCAAGAGCAAAGGGGGCGCAGCAAAGGAGGATTGAGGTTACGGGTTGGAAAGGATGGGTAACCCCATGACGGTGCGATAGCGCATTTCCAGGTCTTCCATGCTGGGCGATCGCCGATTAGCTTGCCACTCGCTTTTGTCAAACAGGGTTTGCTGGAGTTGAGGCACATCAATCGTTGTGACAGTGCCATCGGTAACAACGGCTTTGCCATTCACCCACACCGTGTGAACGGCGATCGGTCGTCCGAGAACGAGCAAGCCGATCGGATCAGTGCGGGGCAACAGCGACAAACGCTTGAGATCATACAGAACGAGATCGGCTTTTTTGCCGACAGTCAGCGATCCCATTTGGTCTGCCATCCCGACTCCGGTTGCTCCCCCCAGGGCTGCCATCTCAACCGCTTGTCGAGGGGTGATCCAGTGCTGGTAGTCCATATCAGTGACATTGTGGAGAATTGTCCCGATCTTGATGGCTTCTAGCAAATCTTGAGAGTCGTTGCTGGCAGACCCATCACAGCCAAACGTCACATTCACCCCTGCTTGCCGATATTTCAGAATGGGGGCAATCCCACTCCCCAGACGCAGATTGCTCAACGGATTGTGAACCACCGTGGATTGGGTTTCCGCCAGGATTGAGATGTCGTGGTCATTTAACCAGACGCAGTGCGCCAGAGACGTGCGAGGGCTGAGGTAGCCCAGATGCTTGAGGTGCTCAACGGCGGTGCAGCCATACTTCTCGTAGGCGAGCATTTGCTGGGCTTTGGTTTCGAGTAAATGCGTGTGACGGCATAAGTTGTGGCGATCGCTCAACTCAATGCAGCCCTCAAACAGGGCATCCGAACAGAGTTGCATCCCTGTCGGAGCGACCATAATGTTGATCCCCTTATCTGGCTGGTGAAATTGCTCCACCGTGCTACGCATGAGTTCCAGCACTTCCTCCGTGCTCCAAAAATAGGGATCATGTTCAATCTTGTGTCCGCCAGAGGGCACACCCGCCGCTAACGACTGATCTTGAATCAGGGGTCCTATAAACGCCCGGATACCAACCTCTCGATAGGCACGAACAGCAGCGGCGATCGACTCTTTTTCCTGCCCTGGGATCAATACCAGATGATCCACGACGGTTGTTCCGCCGGATAACAGCGTTTCAACCGCCGTCCCTAATGCGCTGAGATAAATGTGCTCTGGGTCAACTGGCGAAAAATCATGCAACTCGGCAAGCCACAACTCCAACGGGCGGGGTGGAATTAGCCCTCGCTGCCACATCTCCGAGGAGTGGGTGTGAGCATTGACAAACCCTGGTAGCAATAGTTTGTCTCGTCCATCCACTAAGGTGCCAATTGGGTCAAGTTGGGGAGCAATGGCAGCAATGTGATTGCCCTCAATGTGTACATCAACGCTGGTGTAGCCCCCTTCAACTGGAGCGATCGCGTTTTGAATCGTGTAGCTCACCAAATCTTTCTCCCTGATCGCTTTTGAGTAGTCCTAATCATCCAAATCATGGTTGTGGCGTGTAGAGGCATGTCTACAACTAGAGTTCCACCTTTGCACCTATCTAATCAAAGTTGATCTGGAAGCACGAATCCCGATCTTCAGATAGATTGTACTGTCGAGAGCTTACCCATACAGTTCATCCAATATCAATCTCTCAGGAGCAATTAATTTGGAATATATCACCCTGCCCGATAACGTTTTACCCGCTGTTGCCCCCTATTCTCATGCTGTCCGGGCTGGAGATTTTTTGTTTGTCACAGGTCAATTAGCCGAAGATCCGGCAACAGGTCAGGTTGTGCGCGGTCCCATTGATGAGCAAACTCGACGAGTCATGGAAAACTTAAAGCTTGTTTTGGAGCATGCCGGAACCAGTTTTAACAAAGTTGTGATGGCACGAATTTTCGTGACTGATTTTCGCTTTTTTGCAACGGTGAATGAAATTTATGCGTCCTACTTTGATGCCACTCGTCTACCCTGTCGCACTACCGTTGGAGTCACGGCTTTAGCAGGTTTTGGGGATGTGGAAGTTGATTTGATTGTGTATTGTGGCGAATAAATGAAAGTCATTCGTCATTTGTCAATGGTTCATCGTTAAAGCGTAAAAGAGCAGACCAGTCAGTTTCGCTTACGGCGCGAGCAAGATGCTCGCACTACCCTAACTTTTAACTGTGACGCAGCACTAGATAGAAAAATGCAAGCATCTTGCTCAAGAGCGAAACACTTACGCGATCGCCTAGTGACTCATGACCACTGACGATTGACCATTGACCAATAACAATTGACGATTGACCACTGACCATCAACCACTGACGATTGACCATCAACCACTGACGATTGACCATCAACCACTGACAATTGACCATCAACCACTGACAATTGACCATTAACTACTGACCATTGACCATCAACCACTGACGATTGACCA
This portion of the Oscillatoria sp. FACHB-1407 genome encodes:
- a CDS encoding Rid family detoxifying hydrolase, with amino-acid sequence MEYITLPDNVLPAVAPYSHAVRAGDFLFVTGQLAEDPATGQVVRGPIDEQTRRVMENLKLVLEHAGTSFNKVVMARIFVTDFRFFATVNEIYASYFDATRLPCRTTVGVTALAGFGDVEVDLIVYCGE
- a CDS encoding amidohydrolase, giving the protein MSYTIQNAIAPVEGGYTSVDVHIEGNHIAAIAPQLDPIGTLVDGRDKLLLPGFVNAHTHSSEMWQRGLIPPRPLELWLAELHDFSPVDPEHIYLSALGTAVETLLSGGTTVVDHLVLIPGQEKESIAAAVRAYREVGIRAFIGPLIQDQSLAAGVPSGGHKIEHDPYFWSTEEVLELMRSTVEQFHQPDKGINIMVAPTGMQLCSDALFEGCIELSDRHNLCRHTHLLETKAQQMLAYEKYGCTAVEHLKHLGYLSPRTSLAHCVWLNDHDISILAETQSTVVHNPLSNLRLGSGIAPILKYRQAGVNVTFGCDGSASNDSQDLLEAIKIGTILHNVTDMDYQHWITPRQAVEMAALGGATGVGMADQMGSLTVGKKADLVLYDLKRLSLLPRTDPIGLLVLGRPIAVHTVWVNGKAVVTDGTVTTIDVPQLQQTLFDKSEWQANRRSPSMEDLEMRYRTVMGLPILSNP
- a CDS encoding phycobiliprotein lyase, which encodes MDVMEFFQQSTGRWRSQRTTHHLAFRRAEAGESEIQVEALPADHPKIVEICQLHQVDPARAIGGAFVSWKGAMGWDRDDDNHEGSTVFALIPDAEQPRQGTLLRERGYAEIVPVAGQYHMDDENALVLTTEYETMSSVERFWFPNPSLRMRTSTVKRFGGFTTATFCTEFRVADATDTSSASEQTPKTAETKYFSFLGW